A stretch of DNA from Rickettsia hoogstraalii:
TTTAATAATAACAAATATTTTTAATAAATTTATTGATTTTTTATTAAAAATATGATAGGAGTGTAGCTCAATTGGTAGAGCGCCGGTCTCCAAAACCGGAGGTTGCGGGTTCGATGCCTGTCGCTCCTGCCATTATAGGTTTAGAGCTTTTTGCTATAAAATATAGAATTTTTACAAATATTTGCTTATAGAGAAAAATTTGAAAGAGATACTTCGCCTCGAATCGCAGCGTACATGCTAGTATGTGAGAATTCCAGTGTTAGATCATTGTCTCAATTGTCTCTAGAAGTAGAATTTTGTAAGAAGTCTAATAAATTACCTAACAAAAATATGTTTAAAGAATATAAAATTTATAAGTTTTTTGAACAAGTTAAACAAGAAACTTATAAGGTAGTTTGGCCAACTAGAAAAGAGCTTGTTGCTTCAACATTAGTAGTGGTAGTAGCAGTTTTTATTTTTAGCCTAATTTGTTTGGTACTTGATTATAGTATACATAACATAATGCAGCTTTTGCTTAATATCGGCAAATAGTATAAGGAATAAATTGTGACAGAACAGAGTATAGATAATATATTGCCTTCTTCTGAAAAAAATGTAAAGCAGTGGTATGTAGTACATACGACATCAGGAGCAGAAAAACGCATTAAAGAAGATATGCTTAGAAGAATCGCTAAACAGAAAATGACGGATTTTTTTGAAGATATATTAATACCTGTTTTTGGAGTTTCTGAAGTTAAACGCGGTAAAAATGTCAAGGTAGAAAAAAAACTAATGCCGAGTTATATCTTGATAAAGATGAATATGACTGATAAATCTTGGCATTTAGTAAAAAATATACCAGGAGTAACCGGCTTTTTAGGAAGCAAGACCACACCAAAAGCTCTTACGGAAAGCGAAATACAGAATATTTTTAATAATTTGGAAGCAGAAGCTAAAGAAGCAAAGAATTCTAAATTGTATGAAGTTGGTGAAATAGTGACTGTTACAGACGGTCCTTTTGAAACTTTCACCGGTACGGTAGAAGAAATAGATCAAGAAAAAAATAGGTTAAAAGTTTCAGTATCAATATTTGGTAAAGCAACTCCAATAGAACTAAATTTTAACCAAGTAAAGAAAAATGATTAAAAGCCGATAGTATTTTTAGAATACTAAATAAAATGAAGAGTAAGAAAAATAAATTAATTTTTAATAAAAGTGAAAACCGCTTTTCATTTTCATTACTCATTATTTAAAACTTCTTCAGAAAAAGAAGTATATGTCTAATTAGGACTAAAGTGCAATATATAAACTACCTCTACGTAAGAGTGTTATAAAGTAATATTAATTTAAGAGAAAAATAAGGATATTTATAAATGTCTCAGAAAGCAATAAAAGGTTATATTAACTTGATAATTCCGGCCGGCGGAGCCACTCCTGCTCCTCCTATAGGACCGGCCCTTGGGCAAAGAAAAGTTAATATTAAAACATTTTGTGATGAATTTAATAATAGTACAAAAGATACGGAAAAAGGAGTACCTTTGCCGACTTTAATTACTGTTTATGAAAATAGTAGTTTTTCTTTTAAAATAAAAACTCCTCCTGCCTCTTATTTTTTAAAGAAATATGCTAAAATTACTAAAGGTTCTAGTGCTACTAAGAAAGAAGCCGTAGTAGGTAAAGTTACTATGGATGATTGTCGTGAAATTGCAAAGTTAAAAATGCCTGATTTAAATACAAAAGATATTGAAGCAGCAACAAAAATTATTTGTGGTAGTGCTGCATCTATGGGACTTGAAGTGGTAGGGAATTAATTATTATGTCAAATAAGAAAGATGTTGCCGTAAAAATTAGCGGCGGTAAAAAAATAAGAGAAGCTAGAGAAAAAGTAAAATCAGATACTTTATATAATTTAACAAATGCAGTTGAACGATTAAAGTCAGCATCATATGTTAAATTTGATCCAACCTTAGAAATAGTTATGAAGCTTGGAATTGATCCTAGGCATTCCGATCAAATGGTACGTGGTGTAGTTAATTTACCTGCCGGTACAGGCAAAACCGTAAGAGTTGCCGTTATTTGTAAAGAAGAAAGAGAAGAAGAAGCTAAAAGTGCCGGGGCAGATTTAGTAGGTTCAACAAATATTATTGATGAAATTAAAGCAAGGAAAATTAATTTCGATGTATGTATAGCTACTCCCGATATGATGGCAGCTATAGGTTCAGTTGCAAGAATTTTAGGACCAAAAGGTTTAATGCCTAACCCTAAACTTGGTACCGTAACTTTAGATATTAAAAATGCTATTAAAAATGCTAAAAGCGGTCAGGTAGAATATAGAGCAGAGAAAGCAGGTATAATTCATGCAGGGCTTGGAAAATTATCTTTTTCAGACCAAGATTTATTAAAAAATTTAAATGCGTTTATTGAGGCAGTAATTAAAGCGAAACCTGCCGGATTAAAAGGAAGTTATTTAAAAGCAATGTATTTATCTTCTACTATGGGAGCATCGGTACAAATAGATTTAACTAGTATAGCATAATTTTTATAGCCGTTTAACGGTAGTATAGTAATAATAAAAAAGTTTTGTTATTTTAAGTATTTGTATCAGTTTAAATATATTAAACTGTGTTATAAAAGGAGAATTAAAAGGTGTTAAGATCAGAAAAACCGGTAGCAGTAGAGGATATTGTAAATATTTATAAAGAATCGCCCTCCGTAATTATTACTCATTATCATGGGTTAACCGTTAGTCAAGTGAGTTCACTTAGAGAATCACTTAAATCTAAAGAAGCAGGTTTTAAAGTAGTTAAAAATACTTTAGCAAAAATAGCTGCAAATCAAACAGGGCTTGATAGTATTGCTAATTTATTTGCAGGTCCTACTGCTATTGTTTATTCTAAAGAACCGGTTGAGATGGCAAAATTAGTAGTTAATTTTGCTAAGGCTAATGATAATCTTAAGATTATCGGTGGAATAGTTGATAATCACGTATTAGATGAACATTCAATAAAAGAACTTTCTAAGCTACCTTCACTTAATGAGCTTAGAGGTAAAATTGTTGGGTTATTACAAGCACCGGCTACTAAGGTTGTAGGTGTTTTACAAGCCCCGTCTTCGAGTATGGCGAGAGTAATACAAGCACATGCTAGTAAAAATTAACTTAAAGGTTACTGCACTAAGGATTTTAATTGATAATTAAAGAACTTTTATAGCGAAAATTAATAAGGTTTTTTATAGGAGATTGTTCTTATTTTAAAAAAATCTTATAATTTGTAGCAAAAAAGAATTTAATTAACTTTGAAATACCTGATGCAGTAATCTCTCAATATAAAAAAAGTAAAAAGGAAAAAATTATGGCAGATTTAGCTAAAATTGAAGAACAATTATCATCATTAACATTAATGCAAGCAGCTGAGCTTGTGAAAATGCTAGAAGAAAAATGGGGTGTATCTGCAGCAGCACCTGTAGCTGTAGCGGCTGCCGGTGCAACAGCTCCTGCGGCTGAAGCAGCTGCTGAAAAAACTGAGTTTGAAATAGTTTTAATGGCTGCAGGTGATAAGAAAGTTGAAGTAATTAAAGTCGTAAAAGATATTACGGGTCTTGGTTTAATTGAAGCTAAGAAATTAGTTGATGAAGCTCCAAAGCCTATGAAAAGCAATGTAAAAAAAGCAGAAGCTGAAGAAATCAAAGGTAAGTTAGAAGCTGCTGGAGCAAAAGTTGAATTAAAATAATTATTTCTGCACTAGGTTCTGTTAAAGAAAAATTAAATTATTCGTATTTTTAGATATTTTTAAGTAAAAATTAATAAGATTCTTGTTGGAACAGTTATATTTATTCAAAAAAAAAAATCTTGTGGTTTTCAATCAAAAACAACTAAATATAGATTAATTTTTTTTACAAGACCTAATATTTTTTGCATTACATGATGAAATATTTTATAGCTTTAAATTAACTTCTTAAAATCTAAAAAGCCTTATTTTAGTAATTAAATTTGAATAAGGCTTTTTTGTTTAAAAATTATTTTAAAGCTAATGTAAGTTATTTTTTTGAAATAGGTTAAAGCTATTACATTGAAAATCTTATTGATTAAAATAATTTTGTTAACGTACCATACGTCTAGAAATTTAAATTATTGAAATTTTCTAGGTTCTGTAAACATTTATAATTGATTTTTAATAAAAATTAATGAGATTTTTGAATGAATAGTACCTAATTTTAAAAAAAATCTTATAATTTTTTGTAACAAACAAATAACCAAAATCAAATCTTTTTGGAAATGTTCGCAGAGCCTACACAAGATCTAAATAAGAAACTTACTAGGTTTCTTTAATTTAAGTTCTATGTAAAAAATTCAGTATATTTTATTTTACTGCAAATTATAAACATTTTATTGAAATAGGTAGCTATTCCAATAAAAATTTTACTGTTTAAAATATAAATAATTTAAATTTTATATACAGAACCTAGGTTTTAAACACTTTTGATTAATGATTATAATTAGGAGATATTTTTAAGCAAAAATTAATAAGATTTTTGAGAGGAGAGTTTATTACTATTTCAAAAAAACCTTATGATTTACAGCTAAAAAGAGCCATAATTATGATTATTCTATTAAAAATGCATAGGACCTAATCACTTCAATACGGGCAGTAATTTTATCAGTCAGGAGATTATATGGTTTCATTAAGGGATAATATAGAAGCACAACCCTTGTCACATAATAGAAGAATAAGAAAAAATTTCGGTCACATAAATTTAGTAGCAGGTATACCGAATTTGATTGAAATTCAAAAAAATTCATATGAAAAAAACTTTCTACAGTTAAATATTAAAGATTCTGAAAGAAAAAATAAAGGTTTACAATCTATATTAAACTCAATTTTTCCTATTTCAGATTCCTCTAATATTGCTAATTTAGAATTTGTAAAATATGAATTCGATACTCCAAAATATGATGTAGAAGAGTGCAGTCAAAGAAGTTTAAGTTATGCTGCTCCTCTTAAAGTTACTTTAAGGTTAAGTATTTGGGATATAGATGAGGATACCGGTACTAGAGAAATTAAAGGGATTAAAGAGCAAGAAGTATATATGGGTGATATCCCATTAATGACTAAAAACGGTACTTTTATCATTAATGGTACAGAAAGAGTAGTTGTATCGCAAATGCATCGCTCACCTGGCGTATTCTTTTATCATGATGAAGGAAAAGTCCACTCTTCCGGCAAGCTTTTATATTCTGCTCGTGTTATTCCATATAGAGGGTCTTGGCTTGATTTAGAATTCGACGCTAAGGATGTTATTTATTTTAGGATTGATAGAAAAAGAAAGCTTTATGCTACTACTTTGCTTAGAGCTATAGGTATGAGTACTGAAGAAATTATAAAATTTTATTATAATTCAGTAACTTATAAGCTTGTTAAAAATAAAGGTTGGGCGGTTAAATTTATACCTCAGCATAT
This window harbors:
- the secE gene encoding preprotein translocase subunit SecE, translating into MFKEYKIYKFFEQVKQETYKVVWPTRKELVASTLVVVVAVFIFSLICLVLDYSIHNIMQLLLNIGK
- the nusG gene encoding transcription termination/antitermination protein NusG, encoding MTEQSIDNILPSSEKNVKQWYVVHTTSGAEKRIKEDMLRRIAKQKMTDFFEDILIPVFGVSEVKRGKNVKVEKKLMPSYILIKMNMTDKSWHLVKNIPGVTGFLGSKTTPKALTESEIQNIFNNLEAEAKEAKNSKLYEVGEIVTVTDGPFETFTGTVEEIDQEKNRLKVSVSIFGKATPIELNFNQVKKND
- the rplK gene encoding 50S ribosomal protein L11, yielding MSQKAIKGYINLIIPAGGATPAPPIGPALGQRKVNIKTFCDEFNNSTKDTEKGVPLPTLITVYENSSFSFKIKTPPASYFLKKYAKITKGSSATKKEAVVGKVTMDDCREIAKLKMPDLNTKDIEAATKIICGSAASMGLEVVGN
- the rplA gene encoding 50S ribosomal protein L1, which codes for MSNKKDVAVKISGGKKIREAREKVKSDTLYNLTNAVERLKSASYVKFDPTLEIVMKLGIDPRHSDQMVRGVVNLPAGTGKTVRVAVICKEEREEEAKSAGADLVGSTNIIDEIKARKINFDVCIATPDMMAAIGSVARILGPKGLMPNPKLGTVTLDIKNAIKNAKSGQVEYRAEKAGIIHAGLGKLSFSDQDLLKNLNAFIEAVIKAKPAGLKGSYLKAMYLSSTMGASVQIDLTSIA
- the rplJ gene encoding 50S ribosomal protein L10, which translates into the protein MLRSEKPVAVEDIVNIYKESPSVIITHYHGLTVSQVSSLRESLKSKEAGFKVVKNTLAKIAANQTGLDSIANLFAGPTAIVYSKEPVEMAKLVVNFAKANDNLKIIGGIVDNHVLDEHSIKELSKLPSLNELRGKIVGLLQAPATKVVGVLQAPSSSMARVIQAHASKN
- the rplL gene encoding 50S ribosomal protein L7/L12, whose translation is MADLAKIEEQLSSLTLMQAAELVKMLEEKWGVSAAAPVAVAAAGATAPAAEAAAEKTEFEIVLMAAGDKKVEVIKVVKDITGLGLIEAKKLVDEAPKPMKSNVKKAEAEEIKGKLEAAGAKVELK